A region of SAR202 cluster bacterium DNA encodes the following proteins:
- a CDS encoding RNA-binding protein — translation MKIYVGNLSFSETDDSLRQTFSQFGEVVSARVVTDRETNRSRGFGFVEMSNDAEAKAAIADLNGKEIKGRQLTVNEAKPQEPRTGGGGGRGFGGGGGGFGGGAPRR, via the coding sequence ATGAAGATCTACGTTGGCAATCTTTCATTCTCTGAGACGGACGACTCGCTGAGGCAGACCTTCAGCCAGTTCGGCGAGGTAGTCTCTGCGAGGGTCGTGACCGATCGCGAGACCAACCGGTCGCGAGGGTTCGGCTTTGTGGAGATGTCGAACGACGCCGAGGCGAAGGCCGCGATCGCGGACCTGAACGGCAAGGAAATCAAGGGCCGGCAGCTGACGGTCAACGAGGCCAAGCCCCAGGAGCCCCGCACCGGCGGTGGCGGCGGCCGCGGGTTCGGCGGCGGCGGCGGCGGTTTTGGCGGCGGCGCCCCGCGCAGGTAG
- a CDS encoding response regulator, with the protein MAGRYGRRARVRGRAQHSHSPCRAWRVMILNRLRLPPPERADEANRPVLVVDDNTAMLKIVSRVISGRGYRVITATNVADAIAALDAARPPVVILDVNLGPEDGLEVLRKAKEYPGVSTVVLSGTAEGRILDRARSLGADRIMGKPFSIEEIMDFLKSVLG; encoded by the coding sequence ATGGCGGGAAGATACGGGCGGAGAGCGCGGGTGAGGGGAAGGGCGCAGCATTCACATTCACCTTGCCGGGCCTGGAGGGTGATGATTCTCAATCGCCTTCGCCTGCCGCCCCCCGAAAGGGCGGACGAGGCGAATAGGCCCGTCCTGGTGGTGGACGATAACACGGCCATGCTCAAGATTGTGTCCAGGGTAATCTCCGGTCGCGGCTACCGAGTGATCACCGCCACCAACGTGGCGGACGCCATTGCGGCCCTGGACGCCGCGCGGCCCCCTGTTGTCATCCTGGACGTGAACCTTGGCCCCGAAGACGGGCTGGAAGTGTTGCGCAAGGCCAAGGAGTACCCTGGAGTTTCCACGGTCGTTCTCAGCGGCACCGCCGAGGGACGTATCCTGGACCGCGCTCGGTCTCTTGGCGCAGACAGGATCATGGGCAAGCCATTCTCCATAGAGGAGATTATGGACTTCCTCAAGTCCGTCCTGGGCTAG
- a CDS encoding FtsX-like permease family protein, which produces MRQLTIPNLVRKRIADDWKLLVAVFAGVLVAVTLAAGTPVYLTALDQLAYQTSINRLDNANVEVTGGKVITSETSLRGAEGVLDAAVSENIEDVYTGREEFFRTETGLTGTPANPLPPGNGKGIVVGRGYVQSLTNLEQHSRFLAGQMSGDEVLQDDFGWTIEAVVYAETAVKFGLRVNDEVRFSPSLSSNQTIKAKITGVFEPLSPTPPVWQAGASLLSPQPLPAPTEIFVQVEPGEPPITVFATQRVMDRVFEEWAVFTAVGGEQYVQSNPYLAGTPSRPLPAATGEGVYALVGHLHYLSNLGDHIRLREGRMATDRVEMDPNGPFIETVLYHTGAARRELKLGEQVIFASSLGANRYIKATVVGIMEPDDVNTPYWSRARAFLDPPPASDKPTLAQDGDRSPLPLFVTRHTLFESISSVYPGMLGQPTWVLYLDKDTMKVWPTTEARARLRAFEQAMMESVPGSQTNVALVRSLTREGERQSLFARIPMLLLLTVTVFTVLFLLSVVISYLVESRQSGTALLRSRGVSGRQLLVLYLAEGLLITAPSMVLAPVLAIAAVALAGYLPYFSDMTGGGILPIVLEPEPFVVSFGLGMACLATFVLMGLSGTRGGLLAHKLRQARPLSLPLFQRYYLDVALIVIGGLIFWELRERGQFASGGLFTDIKVNEPLLLAPVLFLLVVALLFMRFFPMIVRFVAGESTSIVHLVAVASAVALAVGITVEERNAGDVTAWLWPVLCLAAFLAAYGATQNAEKPVARLLGIASQAALLALVAVMRRPLDLTGPMVFAFGGLTAVAPLQLFFMAQRELMKVAPVFLSMGLWRMARNPMQYTWFILILVLATGLGILSTTVGGTLERSREDRVRYETPSDLYAKFSEFGVIGGIPAVRENFDSTPGINKYSLALRQPVDIGTTRADLLAVDTRTFADTTWYRSDFADRSLKDMMEDLHPSEGFRPIPIPVNASSTIGLWVKPIDYLPFVTVMAQVADRYGAMTSVFIGRLSSGEWHELSTQIPEHIAQPRTLVSIQVYEEGASGQSGEGGVPVTPGTVLFDDVFVTTEDGRRIVLEDFEGPFKWTPIYTWADLTERVTAETADVHSGQGALRFSFTNLTARGLRGFYVKPADFPMPVLVSSRLAEANGYKVGDTVTARINLRWMPVVIKDIVDYFPTVAPTSAGFMVADINAVMGHMNNLMDFYNERPHEAFIEADPTMHESITSAINEFTTRTGGVSDATAELESLRSDPLTIAGWEPLALLAPLIGLLAAAVGYVTYLLLFAKRSGKEMGSLRFVGLSRGQLASLLGFEHLAVAAIGLGIGTWAGMQMSRMMVSPLAVTENGDPLLPPFILTTDMAALSLTYVALAALFLAAVFLLNRGIGRLSLISIARGGEV; this is translated from the coding sequence ATGCGCCAACTTACAATTCCAAACCTGGTCCGAAAAAGAATCGCCGACGACTGGAAGCTCCTCGTTGCAGTCTTCGCAGGGGTCCTGGTTGCCGTCACACTAGCCGCAGGCACACCGGTATACCTGACCGCGCTCGATCAACTCGCCTACCAGACCTCGATTAACAGGCTGGACAACGCCAACGTTGAAGTGACGGGCGGGAAAGTTATCACGTCCGAGACTTCGCTGCGCGGGGCCGAGGGCGTGCTGGACGCCGCCGTCTCGGAGAACATTGAGGACGTTTACACAGGCCGAGAGGAGTTCTTCCGGACGGAGACGGGCCTCACTGGCACGCCAGCCAACCCGCTGCCCCCGGGCAACGGCAAGGGCATTGTTGTCGGCCGCGGATACGTACAGTCCCTGACAAACCTGGAGCAACACTCGCGGTTCCTGGCCGGGCAGATGTCCGGCGACGAGGTGCTGCAGGACGACTTCGGGTGGACGATTGAGGCGGTTGTATACGCGGAGACCGCGGTCAAGTTCGGCCTCAGGGTCAACGACGAAGTCCGGTTCTCCCCTTCCCTCTCTTCCAACCAGACAATCAAGGCGAAAATCACAGGCGTCTTCGAGCCTCTCTCCCCCACCCCACCCGTGTGGCAGGCCGGCGCCTCCCTCCTGAGTCCCCAGCCGTTGCCCGCGCCGACCGAGATCTTCGTGCAGGTCGAGCCCGGGGAGCCGCCCATCACGGTCTTCGCGACGCAGCGGGTGATGGACCGGGTCTTCGAGGAGTGGGCGGTATTCACGGCCGTCGGCGGCGAGCAGTACGTCCAGAGCAACCCCTATCTTGCAGGCACGCCTTCCCGGCCGCTGCCGGCAGCGACGGGCGAGGGAGTGTATGCCCTCGTCGGCCACCTGCACTACCTTTCCAACCTTGGCGACCACATCAGGCTGCGCGAAGGGCGGATGGCAACCGACAGGGTTGAGATGGACCCGAACGGCCCGTTCATCGAGACGGTGCTGTACCACACCGGAGCGGCCAGGCGCGAGCTCAAGCTGGGCGAGCAGGTGATATTCGCCTCCTCGCTGGGGGCCAACCGGTACATCAAGGCAACGGTCGTCGGCATCATGGAGCCGGACGATGTAAACACGCCGTACTGGAGCCGGGCGAGGGCGTTCCTGGACCCTCCTCCGGCAAGCGACAAGCCGACGCTGGCGCAGGACGGCGACCGCTCGCCTTTACCCCTGTTCGTCACCCGGCACACGCTCTTTGAGTCCATATCGTCTGTCTACCCGGGCATGCTGGGACAGCCGACCTGGGTGCTGTACCTGGACAAGGACACGATGAAGGTGTGGCCGACCACTGAGGCGCGCGCTCGGCTGCGGGCGTTTGAGCAGGCGATGATGGAGTCCGTGCCGGGCTCGCAGACCAACGTTGCACTGGTTCGGTCGCTCACGCGCGAGGGCGAGCGACAGAGCCTCTTCGCCCGCATCCCAATGCTGTTGCTTCTCACCGTCACGGTCTTCACCGTGCTCTTCCTGCTCAGCGTAGTGATCTCGTACCTGGTTGAGAGCCGGCAGAGCGGCACCGCCTTGCTGCGCTCCCGCGGGGTAAGCGGAAGACAGCTCCTCGTCCTGTACCTGGCGGAGGGGCTTCTTATTACTGCGCCCTCGATGGTCCTGGCGCCGGTTCTCGCCATTGCCGCGGTGGCGCTGGCGGGGTATCTACCGTACTTCAGCGATATGACGGGTGGCGGAATTCTGCCTATCGTCCTGGAGCCAGAGCCCTTCGTCGTGAGCTTCGGGTTGGGTATGGCGTGCCTGGCCACTTTCGTGTTGATGGGCCTGTCCGGCACGCGCGGCGGCCTCCTTGCGCACAAGCTGCGCCAGGCGAGGCCCCTGTCGCTCCCCCTGTTCCAGCGGTACTACCTGGACGTGGCGCTGATCGTGATCGGCGGCCTCATCTTCTGGGAGCTGCGCGAGCGCGGACAGTTCGCGTCAGGCGGGCTGTTCACGGATATCAAGGTCAACGAGCCGCTGCTCCTTGCGCCGGTGCTGTTCCTGCTTGTGGTCGCGCTGCTATTCATGCGCTTCTTCCCCATGATCGTCCGGTTCGTGGCCGGGGAGTCGACGTCGATAGTCCACCTTGTCGCCGTTGCCTCCGCAGTAGCGCTGGCAGTCGGCATCACTGTGGAGGAGCGAAATGCCGGGGATGTTACGGCGTGGCTATGGCCGGTGTTGTGCCTGGCAGCATTCCTTGCGGCCTATGGGGCCACGCAGAACGCGGAGAAGCCGGTGGCAAGGCTGCTGGGAATCGCCTCGCAGGCGGCGCTCCTGGCGCTGGTGGCGGTGATGAGGCGACCGCTTGACCTGACCGGCCCCATGGTGTTCGCTTTCGGCGGATTGACGGCCGTAGCGCCGCTGCAGCTTTTCTTCATGGCGCAGCGCGAGCTCATGAAGGTGGCGCCGGTATTCCTCTCCATGGGTCTCTGGAGAATGGCGCGCAACCCCATGCAGTACACGTGGTTCATCCTCATACTGGTGCTTGCGACCGGACTGGGGATCCTCTCCACAACCGTCGGGGGCACGCTCGAGCGCAGCCGCGAAGACCGTGTGAGGTACGAGACACCGTCCGACCTCTATGCGAAATTCAGCGAATTCGGCGTCATTGGAGGCATCCCAGCGGTGCGAGAGAACTTCGACAGCACTCCCGGGATCAACAAGTACTCTCTGGCCCTGAGGCAGCCCGTGGACATCGGCACGACGCGCGCGGACCTCCTCGCCGTGGATACGAGGACATTCGCGGACACCACCTGGTACCGGAGCGACTTCGCGGACCGCAGCCTGAAGGACATGATGGAGGACCTGCACCCCTCGGAGGGCTTCAGGCCGATACCTATACCTGTGAACGCCAGCAGCACGATCGGCCTGTGGGTGAAGCCGATTGACTACCTGCCGTTCGTCACGGTCATGGCGCAGGTGGCCGACAGATACGGAGCTATGACCTCGGTTTTCATCGGCCGGCTCAGCTCCGGGGAGTGGCACGAGCTGTCCACCCAGATACCCGAGCACATTGCCCAGCCCAGGACGCTCGTCTCCATACAGGTCTACGAAGAGGGCGCCTCCGGCCAGTCCGGCGAGGGCGGCGTGCCTGTGACGCCGGGCACGGTGCTCTTCGACGACGTATTCGTAACGACCGAGGATGGCCGGCGGATCGTGCTGGAGGACTTCGAAGGGCCGTTCAAGTGGACACCGATCTACACGTGGGCCGACCTCACGGAAAGGGTAACGGCCGAGACAGCGGACGTGCACAGCGGGCAGGGCGCGCTTCGCTTCTCGTTCACCAACCTCACAGCCAGAGGGCTGCGCGGCTTCTACGTGAAGCCGGCGGACTTCCCCATGCCGGTACTTGTATCCTCCCGGCTGGCGGAGGCGAACGGCTACAAAGTGGGCGACACCGTCACGGCGCGCATCAACCTTAGGTGGATGCCCGTAGTCATCAAGGACATTGTGGACTACTTCCCCACAGTCGCGCCGACAAGCGCCGGATTCATGGTTGCCGACATTAACGCCGTGATGGGCCACATGAACAACCTGATGGACTTTTACAACGAGAGGCCGCACGAGGCTTTCATTGAAGCCGACCCGACGATGCATGAGTCCATCACATCGGCTATCAACGAATTCACAACACGGACGGGCGGCGTGTCGGACGCTACGGCGGAGCTGGAATCGTTGCGGAGCGACCCGCTGACCATCGCCGGATGGGAGCCGCTGGCGCTGCTGGCGCCCCTCATAGGGCTTCTGGCCGCCGCGGTTGGATATGTGACCTACCTTCTCCTTTTCGCCAAGCGGAGCGGAAAAGAGATGGGCTCACTGCGGTTCGTGGGACTTTCACGGGGACAGCTTGCGAGCCTCCTGGGGTTTGAGCACCTGGCAGTCGCGGCGATCGGCCTGGGGATTGGCACCTGGGCTGGAATGCAGATGAGCCGGATGATGGTATCGCCGCTGGCCGTCACTGAGAACGGCGACCCGTTGCTGCCGCCGTTTATCCTCACGACAGACATGGCGGCGCTATCGCTCACCTATGTGGCGCTGGCGGCGCTATTCCTGGCGGCGGTGTTCCTGCTGAATCGTGGCATCGGCCGCCTGAGCCTGATATCGATAGCCAGAGGCGGGGAAGTGTAG
- a CDS encoding ABC transporter permease: MKRFQHNLRLAVNRLISAWQLVVKRGVAHWRMLMYVMVGVLLASAILSGTVIYFDALKDLALKNALGRYDDRSLDILFTNRQLPTSPELYAETSGTLEAEAGYRIGWMARSTYRAGKSPTMFLGTPGREAEAGSDNARTFVAFLPELMDNVSLPAGSVRPLDEGVGAPGGPVEVEALVPADAAAQFGVKVGDRFVAKPTWSERIVNPDGSIGTSDAVLYVTVSGMFERGDNAEFNYLEQQTLQASIGSGFRSLPFYVTQNAFFNVITPAFKNMQVTYHWLSDIDQSKVDATNSSLTVLHIDTMGRNLAGNLLGFSYSTDLDNALRDYDQRIFFSRLPMFVVLAMIALVVLFYVATMSALVVETQRSEVALMRSRGSNSAQIHTVFGLEGATIALVAIVIAPPFAALTIGLLGYTPVFSDLTGGSQLEVGISRTAYLLSALGGLLSFAALMVPAWQAARIGLVQQRQFSARPASKPFYQRYYIDVLLLVVSVLLFRQLTEQGSIVARDQLGQETVDQLLLAVPGLVLIATAMILLRLFPLAMNLVSKVTSAWLPTGLVLSVWQMSREPTHYARLSLLLILTAGLGIFAASFGVTLDRNVTERILFLTGSEIRMDSVRPASGTGPAAEPAEAFSQAPGVTAASAVTRTPGQDVTFDGGTNFELLAVDTDTFVDVVWFRDDFAPRPLPELLRSLKVPNATAITGLRLPDDATSILLRLKADRLQPTVSVNVRLQNGHGQFTDVELGRLNDAEPFTMEKALNEGAIQQFAATRPLHVVSVYVQEATLGQIRPGSVLIDSLGVKRSNGQTVVLDEFDDAARWNLLQTTSEALGDSSRPAGEVLANAPADGTVFFWTTGAPMTPRGIYFGEKPSPLSVLASKAFAEASGHGDGDEFTISISGARVPARIVGTLDLFPTTGGPERRYVVADRAAVKRYVTIGSATGDISQMEVWVDTPATGEDREALIAALFQAPGYTASQVVDRAERLAANDASVDPLVEAGWSALLVIAFGTVLVLSCLGFLVHAYVSFRNRRVHFGLMRTVGLSMGQLMTAIWVEQVLVVAVGLALGTWMGGRLGATIMPFLGHDDWGGRVVPPFAVEVNWQALLVTYGVMMVFFVVVSLGLMVLIRQISLQKALRLGEG; the protein is encoded by the coding sequence ATGAAGAGATTTCAGCACAACTTAAGGTTGGCGGTTAACCGGCTCATCTCGGCCTGGCAGCTTGTCGTCAAGCGCGGCGTGGCGCACTGGCGGATGCTCATGTACGTGATGGTGGGCGTTCTGTTGGCATCCGCGATACTCTCAGGGACGGTTATCTACTTCGACGCTCTGAAGGACCTGGCGCTCAAGAATGCCCTGGGCAGGTACGACGACAGAAGTCTCGACATCCTGTTCACCAACCGCCAGCTCCCTACCAGCCCCGAGCTCTACGCGGAAACGTCCGGGACGCTTGAAGCCGAGGCAGGATACCGCATCGGCTGGATGGCCCGCTCGACCTATCGCGCGGGAAAGTCGCCGACGATGTTCCTTGGGACGCCGGGCCGTGAAGCGGAGGCAGGGAGCGACAATGCCCGGACCTTCGTGGCCTTCCTGCCGGAGCTCATGGACAACGTGTCGCTTCCGGCGGGCAGCGTGCGGCCGCTGGACGAGGGCGTGGGGGCGCCGGGAGGGCCGGTGGAGGTGGAGGCGCTGGTGCCGGCGGACGCGGCGGCGCAGTTCGGCGTGAAGGTGGGCGACCGGTTTGTGGCGAAGCCCACGTGGTCGGAGCGCATCGTGAACCCGGACGGCTCGATTGGGACGAGCGACGCGGTGCTGTACGTCACCGTGAGCGGGATGTTCGAGCGGGGTGACAACGCGGAGTTCAACTACCTGGAGCAGCAGACGCTGCAGGCTTCGATAGGGTCCGGGTTTCGCTCTCTCCCGTTCTATGTGACCCAGAACGCCTTCTTTAACGTGATAACGCCGGCGTTCAAGAACATGCAGGTAACCTACCACTGGCTTTCGGACATCGACCAGTCGAAAGTTGACGCGACGAACTCCAGCCTTACCGTTCTACATATCGATACCATGGGCCGCAACCTGGCGGGAAACCTGCTCGGGTTCTCGTACTCGACCGACCTGGACAACGCGCTGCGGGACTACGACCAGAGGATCTTCTTCAGCCGACTGCCCATGTTCGTTGTGCTGGCGATGATAGCGCTGGTGGTGCTGTTCTACGTTGCGACGATGTCCGCGCTTGTAGTCGAGACGCAGCGCAGCGAAGTGGCGCTGATGCGGAGCCGCGGCTCCAACTCCGCCCAGATACACACTGTGTTCGGGCTAGAGGGCGCGACAATTGCCCTGGTGGCGATCGTAATCGCCCCGCCGTTCGCGGCGCTGACGATTGGCCTGCTGGGTTATACGCCGGTGTTCAGCGACCTTACCGGAGGGTCGCAGCTCGAGGTGGGCATATCGCGAACGGCGTACCTGCTGAGCGCGCTCGGCGGGCTGCTGAGCTTCGCGGCGCTCATGGTCCCTGCCTGGCAGGCCGCGCGGATCGGCCTTGTACAGCAGCGCCAGTTCTCGGCGCGCCCGGCATCGAAGCCGTTCTACCAGCGGTACTACATAGATGTCCTGCTGCTGGTGGTAAGCGTGCTGCTGTTCCGTCAGCTTACGGAGCAGGGCTCCATTGTGGCGCGGGACCAGCTCGGACAGGAGACGGTTGACCAGCTCCTGCTGGCGGTGCCCGGGCTAGTGCTCATCGCGACGGCGATGATACTGCTGCGCCTGTTCCCGCTGGCGATGAACCTGGTAAGCAAGGTAACGTCTGCATGGCTGCCGACCGGGCTGGTGCTGAGTGTGTGGCAGATGTCGCGCGAGCCGACGCACTACGCGAGGCTTTCACTGCTGCTGATTCTGACGGCAGGGCTGGGCATATTCGCTGCTAGCTTTGGGGTGACGCTGGACCGCAATGTGACGGAGAGGATACTCTTCCTGACCGGCAGCGAGATACGCATGGACAGCGTGCGGCCGGCTTCGGGGACGGGGCCGGCGGCCGAGCCGGCGGAGGCCTTCAGCCAGGCGCCGGGGGTGACGGCCGCGAGCGCTGTCACGCGGACGCCGGGACAGGATGTGACGTTCGACGGCGGGACGAACTTCGAGCTCCTTGCGGTGGACACGGACACCTTCGTCGACGTGGTGTGGTTCAGGGACGATTTCGCGCCGCGACCACTGCCGGAGCTGCTGCGTTCCCTGAAGGTTCCCAATGCGACGGCGATAACCGGACTCCGGCTACCGGACGATGCCACTTCGATACTTCTACGATTGAAGGCAGACAGGCTCCAGCCCACTGTCTCCGTGAACGTCAGGCTCCAGAACGGCCACGGCCAGTTCACAGACGTGGAGCTTGGCCGGCTCAACGATGCGGAGCCCTTCACAATGGAGAAGGCGCTCAACGAAGGCGCGATACAGCAGTTCGCGGCGACGCGGCCGCTGCACGTCGTTTCCGTGTACGTACAGGAGGCGACTCTCGGGCAGATCAGGCCGGGATCCGTCCTCATAGACAGCCTGGGCGTGAAGCGCTCCAACGGGCAGACGGTGGTCCTGGACGAGTTCGACGACGCGGCGCGGTGGAACCTGCTGCAAACGACCAGCGAGGCCCTTGGCGATTCGTCCAGGCCGGCAGGTGAAGTGCTGGCGAATGCCCCGGCAGACGGGACGGTCTTTTTCTGGACAACCGGCGCGCCGATGACGCCGCGCGGCATCTACTTCGGTGAGAAGCCCTCTCCCCTGTCCGTGCTGGCAAGCAAGGCGTTCGCGGAGGCGTCCGGCCACGGCGATGGCGATGAGTTCACGATCTCCATATCAGGCGCCAGGGTGCCGGCGAGGATCGTAGGCACCCTGGACCTGTTTCCCACTACGGGGGGGCCGGAGCGGCGCTACGTTGTTGCTGACCGTGCCGCGGTAAAACGGTACGTGACTATCGGCTCGGCGACGGGCGACATCTCGCAAATGGAGGTGTGGGTGGACACGCCGGCAACGGGCGAGGATCGCGAGGCCCTGATCGCGGCGCTGTTCCAGGCCCCGGGCTACACGGCGTCTCAGGTCGTTGACCGTGCAGAGCGGCTGGCGGCGAACGACGCGTCGGTAGACCCGCTGGTAGAGGCCGGCTGGAGCGCGCTGCTCGTGATCGCGTTCGGGACCGTGCTTGTCCTGAGCTGCCTGGGCTTCCTGGTGCACGCATATGTCTCATTCCGGAACAGGCGCGTCCACTTTGGCCTTATGCGGACCGTGGGCCTCTCGATGGGGCAGCTAATGACGGCCATCTGGGTGGAACAGGTGCTTGTGGTCGCAGTGGGGCTGGCGCTGGGGACGTGGATGGGCGGGCGGCTGGGGGCAACGATCATGCCGTTCCTGGGCCACGACGACTGGGGAGGGCGCGTTGTGCCGCCGTTCGCCGTTGAAGTGAACTGGCAGGCCCTGCTTGTCACCTATGGTGTGATGATGGTGTTCTTCGTCGTCGTCAGCCTGGGGCTGATGGTGCTCATTCGCCAGATATCGCTCCAGAAGGCGCTCAGGCTGGGAGAGGGTTAA
- a CDS encoding HAMP domain-containing histidine kinase, whose amino-acid sequence MIDGAVVSVQDITVLEDMERSRHEFLGMVSHELRSPLAVIKATAETILRAGQPLDVADADELREVVSEQVSRMKELLDNLLDISAVESGHLAVRSEPLDLCLTAEEAIAIFRRSTGNRRKLELLCPSSLPLVSADRCRILQVLTNLLSNANKFSPPEGEIRVEVEYRAGAVAVKVSDHGMGIPPEMQDRLFRKFSRLNTRVEGTGLGLVISKGIIEAHGGKIRAESAGEGKGAAFTFTLPGLEGDDSQSPSPAAPRKGGRGE is encoded by the coding sequence GTGATTGACGGAGCGGTCGTTTCCGTCCAGGACATCACAGTCCTGGAAGACATGGAGCGCTCGCGGCACGAGTTCCTAGGTATGGTGAGCCACGAGCTCCGTTCGCCCCTGGCGGTCATCAAGGCCACGGCGGAAACCATCCTTCGCGCCGGGCAGCCGCTGGATGTCGCCGATGCCGATGAGCTTCGGGAGGTCGTCTCCGAGCAGGTCTCCCGGATGAAGGAGCTTCTGGACAACCTGCTGGACATATCGGCCGTAGAGTCCGGCCACCTGGCCGTGAGGTCCGAGCCGCTCGACCTGTGCCTGACGGCGGAGGAGGCAATAGCCATCTTCCGCCGCTCGACCGGCAACCGGCGAAAGCTGGAGCTCCTTTGCCCCAGCAGCCTTCCTCTGGTAAGCGCTGACAGGTGCCGGATATTGCAGGTGCTGACCAACCTGCTTTCGAACGCCAACAAGTTCTCTCCGCCGGAAGGAGAGATTCGCGTTGAGGTCGAGTACCGCGCCGGGGCCGTTGCGGTCAAGGTGTCGGACCACGGCATGGGTATACCGCCGGAGATGCAGGACAGGCTCTTCAGGAAGTTTTCTCGTCTCAACACGCGCGTCGAAGGCACCGGGCTGGGGCTGGTGATCTCGAAGGGGATAATCGAGGCGCATGGCGGGAAGATACGGGCGGAGAGCGCGGGTGAGGGGAAGGGCGCAGCATTCACATTCACCTTGCCGGGCCTGGAGGGTGATGATTCTCAATCGCCTTCGCCTGCCGCCCCCCGAAAGGGCGGACGAGGCGAATAG
- a CDS encoding class I SAM-dependent methyltransferase, producing the protein MTDLPQSRHGNSQARPHAQRRPAGAARGDVRTRRGSRRFAPPERADAVEGSWDHVAEWYDSMVGEKGSDFHQSVIIPGVVKLLALKPGEAVLDIACGQGAVSNTLYRLGADVTGVDISPQLIEIARRRSPSEITYHVGDARDLKKLDAGPFDAIVSVMSAQNIDPVEPMFAECARLLKPGGRFFMVISHPAFRIPRQSGWLWDEQRSLQVRTVDRYLSPLRIPIDMRPFKRPSEKQTWTYHRPVEAYVTMMGAAGLWTNAMEGWTSHKRSDSGPRADAENHSRDEFPLFLAVRAVKVSAAEPRERRVGREARKPVAQDRRPPSGPRS; encoded by the coding sequence ATGACAGATCTCCCACAGTCCAGGCACGGCAACTCCCAGGCGCGACCGCACGCCCAGCGACGTCCTGCAGGGGCCGCGCGAGGCGATGTCCGCACTCGCCGCGGCAGCCGGCGTTTTGCCCCGCCGGAGCGCGCCGACGCCGTGGAGGGCTCCTGGGACCACGTCGCTGAATGGTACGACTCCATGGTGGGCGAAAAGGGCTCGGACTTCCACCAGTCCGTCATCATCCCGGGCGTGGTGAAGCTGCTTGCCCTCAAGCCGGGCGAAGCAGTCCTGGATATCGCATGTGGCCAGGGCGCGGTGAGCAACACCCTCTACAGGCTGGGCGCGGATGTGACGGGCGTGGACATCTCACCCCAGCTCATAGAAATCGCCCGCCGCCGCTCACCCTCCGAAATCACTTACCACGTGGGCGACGCCCGCGACCTGAAAAAGCTCGATGCCGGCCCGTTCGACGCGATTGTATCGGTAATGTCGGCCCAGAACATCGACCCCGTGGAGCCCATGTTCGCGGAGTGCGCCCGCCTCCTGAAGCCGGGGGGCCGCTTCTTCATGGTCATCTCCCACCCCGCTTTCCGGATACCGAGGCAGTCCGGCTGGCTCTGGGACGAGCAGCGCAGCCTGCAGGTCCGCACGGTGGACAGGTACCTCTCTCCACTCCGCATCCCCATAGATATGCGTCCTTTCAAGAGGCCGTCCGAAAAGCAGACGTGGACTTACCACCGGCCGGTAGAGGCATACGTCACAATGATGGGCGCCGCCGGCCTGTGGACGAATGCCATGGAGGGGTGGACTTCCCACAAGCGCAGCGACTCCGGCCCCCGTGCAGACGCGGAAAACCATTCTCGCGACGAATTCCCTCTCTTCCTGGCCGTGCGCGCCGTCAAAGTGTCCGCTGCAGAGCCACGTGAGCGCCGCGTCGGCCGCGAGGCCCGCAAGCCGGTGGCCCAGGACCGCCGTCCTCCGTCCGGACCCAGGAGCTAG